Proteins encoded within one genomic window of Natator depressus isolate rNatDep1 chromosome 1, rNatDep2.hap1, whole genome shotgun sequence:
- the TRAT1 gene encoding T-cell receptor-associated transmembrane adapter 1 — protein sequence MEFACHFSIWGLLAFMTMALIVSLVINISYCIANKQKGYTYRGYQEYSPSDDDYTEECPVYGNLNQEILDECCYEQMKAQPRRRANEVKVEVETQMCYASLDHSIKEKNRKPRKKKAPPLEVNEEEMPSKNSTLASQTSIYLNSAQLAAENKPTEEAIHDDPIRLFGLIHAT from the exons ATGGAGTTTGCATGCCACTTTTCAATCTGGGGACTTCTAGCCTTTATGACTATGGCTCTGATTGTTTCGCTGGTCATAAATATTTCATACTGCATAGCAAACAAGCAAAAAG gtTACACGTACAGAGGCTATCAAGAATATAGTCCAAG CGATGATGATTATACTGAAGAATGCCCAGTTTATGGCAACCTCAATCAGGAGATTTTAG ATGAATGTTGCTATGAACAAATGAAGGCCCAGCCTCGGAGACGCGCTAATGAAGTAAAG GTGGAGGTTGAAACTCAGATGTGCTATGCCTCCCTCGATCACAGCATCAAGGAAAAAAACAGGAAGCCTAGGAAAAAGAAAGCTCCTCCATTAGAAGTGAATGAAGAAGAGATGCCATCTAAAAACAGCACCCTGGCTTCCCAAACTAGCATTTATCTCAACAGTGCCCAGCTGGCAGCTGAAAATAAACCAACAGAGGAAGCCATTCATGACGACCCTATCAGACTGTTTGGCTTGATTCATGCAACATAG